In the Brachyhypopomus gauderio isolate BG-103 chromosome 4, BGAUD_0.2, whole genome shotgun sequence genome, one interval contains:
- the LOC143512823 gene encoding uncharacterized protein LOC143512823, translating to MGGCGSSHTDREVSEILHAHPRIRYMKERYGPESLKQFHMWVTKCDFPEEGSFNMNRIAALKRSLIKEQYDGFKVNWEAFDLWEREAKRRDYRLQTQTKYEVQLGLQNLQSVKCVADPDLDGCLRRPPTALTAPPNPTDVKPQEPVRQNKPPPARPISPVAMHTRSRDGQDTTAGPSQGRMVHVSEPPLSPPPETTKDQVMCPMVEVAGQDGPMLVMRTWTVADLQEVMKQFKLPGDIGGRKFAHELDMFCREFRPTSHELRRLLGLKLGVEVTKIQMDWSVKNIQLVNSEWSHEGNEPYRTMLHELCAAIRDAFPLVMDLTKIAICKQNDSETVQEYLYRLTQVHDAHCGMDKPDRMDNGPITPYEAHLRNAFINGLKPEISEKLKDTCITWETAKMEVIVQHAIHAERRWKTVSAWKQDKEPRQTQLSMVRVMRGDEKGNCAGGKSWREQKRTKKVKNRRRDDDDNACYICGEDGHRARGCPQRQDSGRSKVSRVMVGTDGRRGQLVMS from the coding sequence ATGGGCGGATGTGGTAGTAGTCATACTGACAGGGAGGTCAGTGAGATACTGCACGCACATCCTAGAATAAGGTACATGAAAGAACGGTATGGGCCCGAAAgtttaaaacaatttcacatgTGGGTTACTAAATGTGATTTCCCAGAGGAAGGGAGTTTTAACATGAACCGAATTGCAGCATTAAAACGAAGTCTGATAAAAGAACAATATGATGGGTTTAAGGTAAACTGGGAAGCTTTTGACTTGTGGGAGAGGGAGGCGAAACGGCGGGATTATAGATTGCAAACACAAACTAAATATGAAGTTCAACTGGGACTTCAGAATCTCCAGTCTGTTAAGTGTGTTGCAGATCCAGACCTGGACGGATGTCTCAGGCGACCCCCAACCGCCCTGAcggccccacccaaccccaccgacGTCAAGCCCCAGGAACCAGTCAGACAAAACAAGCCTCCTCCAGCACGTCCAATCAGCCCAGTGGCTATGCACACAAGATCGCGAGACGGGCAAGACACAACTGCCGGACCAAGCCAAGGACGGATGGTCCACGTCAGCGAGCCGCCCCTGTCTCCTCCTCCGGAAACAACCAAGGATCAGGtgatgtgcccaatggtagagGTGGCTGGTCAGGATGGGCCTATGCTTGTTATGAGAACATGGACTGTTGCAGATTTACAGGAAGTGATGAAGCAGTTCAAGCTCCCTGGTGACATTGGGGGGCGTAAGTTTGCACATGAACTGGACATGTTTTGCCGTGAGTTCAGGCCGACGTCACATGAGCTGCGACGACTCCTGGGCCTGAAACTGGGAGTAGAGGTTACAAAGATCCAGATGGACTGGTCAGTCAAGAACATTCAGTTGGTCAACAGTGAGTGGTCACATGAAGGTAACGAACCGTATCGGACAATGTTACATGAACTATGTGCAGCAATACGGGATGCCTTTCCCCTTGTTATGGATTTAACCAAAATAGCtatttgtaaacaaaatgaCTCAGAGACTGTGCAGGAGTACCTGTATCGACTCACCCAGGTGCATGATGCTCACTGCGGCATGGACAAGCCCGACAGGATGGACAACGGGCCAATCACACCCTATGAAGCTCATTTGCGGAATGCTTTCATCAATGGACTGAAGCCGGAGATTTCCGAGAAGCTCAAGGACACTTGCATCACGTGGGAGACAGCCAAGATGGAAGTGATTGTGCAACATGCTATCCACGCGGAAAGGCGATGGAAGACGGTGAGTGCCTGGAAGCAAGACAAAGAACCGCGGCAAACACAACTTTCCATGGTTCGAGTGATGAGGGGCGATGAAAAAGGTAACTGTGCAGGAGGCAAAAGCTGGAGGGAGCAGAAGAGGACTAAAAAGGTGAAGAACCGCAGGAGAGATGATGACGACAACGCTTGTTACATCTGTGGAGAAGACGGACACCGGGCAAGAGGGTGTCCACAAAGACAGGATAGCGGGAGAAGCAAGGTCAGCAGAGTCATGGTGGGGACTGATGGTCGGAGGGGTCAACTGGTGATGTCCTGA